From the Chanodichthys erythropterus isolate Z2021 chromosome 9, ASM2448905v1, whole genome shotgun sequence genome, the window actCATCGCTTAACAcattaagggccagatttactaaacagcaAATTAGTGTGAGAGCACAATTCCACAGATGTGTTGATGGGAGTGGTAAGTTTTGCACGTGATCTGCTGAcatgcaaattaaagaacacagacacagtcagatcatttacataatgactAACGCAATATAccaagagcagtgcaaattagAGTTAATATAAACAGAGCTGAATCCTGATGCTGATGTTCTCATCAGGTGCGGGTCAACACAGGCACAACTTAACATGTAATCTGACAAACAAatacacatatactgtataatataGTTTTGCCAAGCTATGTTAGCcaatagatatagatatagacaAACGATATGTTCGGAAAAGGTCTTAAAGCAGGAATTAATAATCCTTCTTCCACGCACTCTCTGTTCTCTGCGGTGTCTCCTCCTCACAGCAACAATTGCAGCCATGTCACAAAATGGGTTCAGACATGCTTTTTTAGGGAATTAAATAATggtcctcccataaattttgcatctgaaagggaagctcctaaaaatgcatatgcaataaggtcagccgcaCAACTCAGTCCACGCATTTTCAGCGTTAATTTTATAATGCGTGTCTTTAGTCAATCCCGATGGTTTTTTAACGCCAAAAGAGGGATTGTGCTGgcacaagctgttagtaaatctggccctaagtctttttgtttgaatctcgttttcttgatttatcacgagtaccatgttttaccatgactaatatcgatctattttactgcagtgtgcatcAAGTGTCTTATAGTAGCCgctgagcgaacgcacagagtagcactatactaactttcaacacacaaatgtatctaatatgataagcaGCGCTGCTTTACCCTACCTGCTCATGACCGGAGGAAGctgcgactgtggcataataaaagatcTGCTGCTGTCGAGCTGTGTGTcgcactcgtctctcattatCGCTCCAGTGGGCTCGTTACTGCTCTCACAGCACTCGGCCCTGTTCTGTTTCATagtacagtaacgttaataacctctccatgaacatgatttctgcctgagtcccaTCCTGATTCTTTCccaccggctgtagacgtgaagacaataCATCCCATGATTCCGTGAAATCAAGGTGTCATCGAGCttcacctttgttttgaattagcGATCTTTAgatattgtggctttaacagatcaaatattcacatatccctgtgatctcccagatgaaggttagtttcaaagtaaccaacagtataatgtttgcaaatgactcataattgtatcctaatttagttacttggtgtttggtaacaaagggcctactttgcatcagcaacactgactcaatgacaacAACTCATTTATAAGAAGACAACTGATGGCACCTGTGTTCATAGCAACTGGTTTTTAACCAATTAATAATTTGATGGTTAATCATAAATTGCTGCTCGGTAAtgttttcaagaacattatgtaaatttcTTGACCCCCTTCTCCCATATGGATACATTTTCTGTTCTGATCGCAAGTCTCTGCAAACTATAGAGTAGGCACCAATCAGAGGCTgcaattttatgatgtcatcatgtagacttcttacaaagtattttacagtattttaaaaatacaaaacactaaagtattttgatacaaaatacaaagccattttcatcaaccctatcaaatacaaattacaaaatactattttgtatttgaaatacgtatttgaaatacatgtatcataaatactgcccatccctggCGGTCGGTTCATActgctgttaaagggttagttcacccaaaaatgaaaataatgtcatttattactaatcctcatgttgtcccacacccgtaagaccttcattcatcttcggaacacaaattaagatatttttgatgaaatccgatggctcagtgaggcctgcattcacagtaatgacatttcctctctcaagatccataaaggtactaaaaacatatttgaaaccgttcatgtgagttcagtagttctacggtaatattataaagcaacgagaatactttttgtgcaccaaaaaaaacaaaataacgacttttcaacaatatagtaaTGGGATATCatattgctgtgaatgcaggcctcactgagccattggatttcatcaaaaatatcttaatctgtgttccgaagatgaacgaaggtcttacgggtgtggaacgacatgagggtgagtaataaattacattattttcatttttgggtgaactaaccctttaacaatttCTCTGACAAGCGGATGCAATGAAACCAGGTTTTCGGTTTGGTCATGTGACGTTCGACATTATACCCTATAAGGTTtttggaaacagttgtgactagttgatttgttcaacgatgcATCATATTGTTGCAAAAGCAGCGAGTTAATGTACATTGTTGTacaggaaacgcaccccagattAGTTTAGTAATTCCATATCAATGCCTCGGCAACCGCCCATAGCGTCTTAGCATTGTGGTGCAGTGTTTTCCATGGGCAAACACCACTCATATTTTCTCATAGTTTTTAAATGTCATCTCTCAGCTTAAACTGAGAACTAGACTGAGTTAATTTCCTAGCTCCTCCCAGCGGGTTGGTTGTACAGTAATCTGGTTGTAATCTTCTTAGCTCACACAACGTGCTCTCTGCAGTTTGAAGGTTTCTCCCACATTTTATACAGATCATTAACTAAAGATGACACAAAATGGATGCATTAGCAAATATAACATGCTGCCCCTGAGGGTGAGTGATTTTTATAAATACTTTACAGAACAGCTGTAGCTAAATGATTATCGTAATTGCCACTGCATTATCTAAATGtaagaaaataaatgttttatcagttaaaatttaaattattagaTCTTTAATTGAATTGCTTGGAAGTTCAGCATTTTTTAATGCAAACCTCATGGTTATGCATGAATATTTTATTGAGCTGATAGAATGAGACCTTGTTTTTAAATGATACCTTAGCACATCTGTATTGAGATGGCAAAATGTGAATAACAACCAACATGCCTTTGCCTGAGGAAAACGCTGATGAGCCTCCATATGCTCAGAAAGACGGTACAGCTTCATACAAGAACACACCGCTGAGCAAACTTCCCTCTATTCTTACATTTGGTTCTGAGCCCTTCATTCAGCAAACACTCTTCAAGAGGGGAACAGACTGCACTTTTGATCTTCCTCACCACAAGAACATTTATTCGGTTTCAGAGAGTGCAAGTGGCTCAAAATATGCCAAAAGAGATACAACACTAAGTGATGCTACAGCCCTCATATGTTGTAATACAGCAGCCAAGCATAAGTGTGAGCAATGGAAGACCCCAGAGAGGGATTTTACTGAGTATTCCTCATTATCCACAAtttcaaagaaagaaagaccgCCGACCTGCTTTAATTCTGCAGACATTGCTTATAAACCCCAAAAGGAAGCACTCGCTTTTCAAAGACAAGATGAAAGGCTTTCATTCTGTACCTTTCATGAGCTTCTTGAGTCCTCGTGGATGTCTGCAAACTTGCATTGCTCGATGCTACACTTCAACTCAACTGAACAAGCAGTCTCTTTTTTGGAACATCAAACTCCCAACTTATCTGTAACCACCTCCGCGGTTTCCTCTCTCACAATACCTGTCGTCACGGAAAGTGAAAGGCACAGTAGCTACATTCCAAGAGATATCAAAAGACAACCAAGAAATGAGCAGCTTCAGTACTGTAATACAAGATTCAGCTCTAGTCATGTCCCTAGAGTATCTATACatagcaaacaaacaaacaaatctcGACAAAATGAAGATTTTGTCAGAGACAGAAGAACTGATGGCGATAAATTGGCTTTTGATGGCCCTACTGAGATTAACCCTCATAAAAGGCTTGAAATGCAGGAGAATTTGAGTCAAATGCACCCACTGGTGATTCATATAGAGGATGTAAAGAACCATACGCAAACCATGCAAAGAGTTTATCTTAAAGAAGCATACAAATATCCTCCAGGACTGGCAGGAAGTAGGAATGAACTAGTGTCTACTGATGGACAATATTTTGCATCTCATCAACACTCATCTTTTGTGAAGTGTAAAGCCGTGGCTGCAACAGAAGCTCAGATTTCTGCTCAGGTATGTTGACATCTGGTCAATCCTAAATGAAGTCTACTGGAATTTCTATCATTATTTGGATCCAGTCTAAATGGAGAATTCCTTGGGAATTGTAAATAATAAACACTAAACTGTTTAGACTATAGTTTACTAACAGACTTACAATGATTAAtgataaaaataacattaaaaaattattttaaaactttaaagctgatttccttttcttttctaGTAAGACATTTCAGTACAATACCAGGAGAGTTATTATATGGATGACACATAATCCATTTGGACAACAAAAATTTAATTAGAATCTAATATGTACAGTATACAGTACCCTCCactaatattggcacccttggtaaatatgagcaaaggtggctttgaaaataaatctgcattgtttatccttttgatctttcaataaaagaaattcacaaaattctaactttatttaagtaaaataattgaaaatgggggaaaaagctcattatgaaataaatgtttgtttttttctagttcacgttggccacaattattggcacccaattattgcaacctccttttgccaagataacagctctgagtcttcacctaaaatgcctgatgagtttggagaacacctgacaagagatcagagaccattccttcaattagaatctctccagatccttcagattcccagctccatgttggtgcttcttctcttcagttcactacactcattttctttaaggttcaggtcaggggactgggatggtcatggcagaagcttcattttgtgctcagtgacacatttttgtgttggttttgatgtttgctttggatcattgtcctgatagaagatccaaccacggcccattataagatttctagcagaagcggtcaggttttgatttttttttatctgttggtatttgatagaatccataccatgtatctgaacaagatatccaggacctccagcagaaaaaaaggcccacaacattaatacttatatacattaaaacacaacatactttttatccatgcgtgcaccaaacccatctggtgggtttgctgccaaaaagctcttttttttttaactttcatctgaccatagaaccaGGTCtcttttgaagttccagtcgtgtctgacaactgaattgtttctggatgagtaaggaggatttttcttgaaacccccTCAAACAACTTTGATTTAGGATGTAGGTgttgtttgatcatttttttggctttctgagactcaaaaCTCAATTAATCTCTGttattctccagctgtgatccttggagagtctttgtccactcaaactttcctcctgaccgcacattaggacgatttagacccacgtcctcttccaggcagatttgtaacatctttagttgtttGGAACCTctcaattattgccctgatagtggaaatggggattttcaatgctttagctattttcttcagccactttctattttgtgaagctcatcaatcttttgctgcacatcagaactgtattctttggttttactcattgtgatgaatgattcagggaatttggcctttgtgtttacacatatttgtactcctgtggaacaggaagttatGGCTGggcaatttcatgttcatgatcactctggtgtgctaaaaaatgtaaatatgaatgggaatatacttcagagatattttactcataaaaatttctaggggtgccaataattgtggccaacatgtattggagaaaaacatttatttcataatgtgagctTCCTCccactttcaattgttttactttgatgaaaggttagaattttgttaattttttgaataaagatcagaaggataaacaatgcagatttattttaacagctgcctttgctcatatttactaatgGTGCAaatatttgtggagggcactgtatccTATGGCCCGGTCAAACTGTCATAAATtgacattattaataaattaatgccTTAATGCCTTGATTGGATAGGAATGGGATCAGCAAAGGACCTTGAATCCAAATCAGGTTGCCAGAAGCACACTTCCGCTATATGTCGGAGCCCTGCCGACAAGGTTATTGGCTCCGACATATATTGTATTACACCACTCAATGCTACCTCATACCCTTGCCATCATTCAAATTAAGTTATAATTaatgtatgtaaaaaaaattaaataaataaataatatatatatatatatatatatatatatatataattaatgttttataattaatgTGTTGCTTTCATTGAAGCGCACACACAGTGAAAAGAGATCACACAGTATGCATATACAGAAACATTCAGGAGCAAAGAAACTTGTCAGCGCTGCCCTGTggcaattattaataaattagctTCACTTCTGAATCAATACATTATATTACTCAGCAACAAGGTTGTAACATCACTGTTTTTGAAGTTATTATTAAATCCACAGCTTCATTGTTAGTAGAGAGACCTGCCCAGATGAAGGGAactgcatctctctctctctctctctctctctctctctctctctctctctctctctctctctctcgattattcattcaaataaatgttataattcaatcaaataatttaatttattggaCAAACAGCATTTTGGTTTCTTAATACCATGACTTCAAcaaaaatcaacaaaatatCAAAGTGCAATAATGTTATTTAACTTTGTGTGGCTGTTAGCATTATGATGTTTAGCAGATGTTGGGTTTTGGATACCTTGCCTCATGACTAAATGTAACAACGTGCCTACACCAGACACAAATGGCACAACGCGAGCGCTTGTGCTACTTCTGACACAAAGAAAAAATGGATTAGTGTTAGACACAGTGTTAGTGTTTGATGTCAATATAATGGGATGAGGCATTTGGAAGAAATATGGTTACTTAATACCATAATGAAAGTTCGTTGGTTATAAGTTATTTTCTGACGTAGCCATTAGGATCATTCGACTTAAAGCTGCGCTGTGCAGACCAATCAGGGTATGACATCAAAATTCGATTCAAAAGCCAATGGAGCCGTCTGCTCTCCAATcactctcgcggtactttgatgtcatacactgattGGTCAGAGCAGCACTACTTCAAGTCACACACACCTATCATCCTGACATAGAATTTTGGTCACCTGACATCAGAACCTATATTCAACCAAATAGAAATGTCTTATGATGTTGGTGGCAGCACTGCTGGGAAGATTCTTATTTAATTCCATTGGTTTCCAATAAGAAAACCTATTCACATTCCTTTAAGATTTTTCTTGACTAGCGTGTTTTGAAGGGATAAtataatttgatttgattttataaaactgaatatgtctttaacatttttctttttgtttgacAAGCTTGATGTGGCACCAGAGGCTTATGATGactttgatgaaaagaaaatcGAAGAAaggtaaagaaaataaaaatgcctGTTTTTGTGAAAGCATAAAAATCCTTCTGATAGAGCTGATATAACAATAAATCTTTTAACTTGTTGTGACTTGTACCTGTAATATTGGGCTCAGCTgaattaatacaattaaatgCTTTTTAGAGCCTATGTACTGTGTTTAGACTGAGAGATTTATCTGGAGGTTGTCCGGTGACTGCCATTGATGTCActgttaatatttattcagttcTCACTGTGTGTTATATGCAGGTGTGAAGACCTGTATAGGGTCCGTCTGCGGTTGCGCTGTCTGAGATTGTGGTCCAAAAGACTCAGGTTACTCTCTCAAGCCTGCTGTCATGACAAAAGACGGGTTTTAAGCAAAGCTCTGTATGTTCTGAGATGGGTCGCAAAGATGCATTGTTCTCAAAATGATGCAGTGGAGAAGAGGAGATGTAATGTCCTGCTCTATCAGAGTTTTTACCAGGTAGAAAATTTGTACAACAGCACAATACTCTAACACTATAGCGAATCGTATATGACAAATTCTTAGGAAACTGTGACATTTGTGTGCCTGTGACTTAGGCttctatttatattattaagaaGAGTATAttaacataatttattcatatatacTTAGTCAGATTACACTCTACATTTTATTGAAGATTAAAGGTTTGTTATTAGAattctaatatttatttaacaggATTGATCATTCattctaaaaatattttgaaaaagttTTGAGTTATGCTGCATATGCTATTTAACTATTACTATTCAACtacttaaaaggttagttcacccaaaaatgaaaattatgtcatctaTTACACATCCTcatgttctacacccgtaaccttcgtttcagaacacaaattgagatatttttgatgaaatccgatggctcagtgaggtctctattgccagcaaagtcagtgagtcagtgaaCCTCTAAAGATCCAGAAAGTTAtcaaagacatatttaaaacagttcatgtgactacagtggttcaaccttaatattataaagcgatgtaAATACTTTTCGTGcgctaaaaaaaacaaaataacaacttttcaacaacATCTAGTGatagctgatttcaaaacactgcttcgaagcttcacaaatcttttgtttcgaatcagtggttcggagcgccaaagtaacatgatttcagcagtttagcagTTTGATAAGCAATCCAAAAcactaattcaaaacaaaagatttgtgaagctttgaagctgtgttttgaaatcggccatcactagatattgttgaaaagtcgttattttgtttttttggagcacaaaaagcctcactgagccatcagatttcatcggaaatatcttaatttgtgttcagaagatgaacgaaggtcttacgggtgtagaacgacatgagggtgagtaataaattacattattttcatttttgggtgaactaaccctttaaaataataaataacttaCTGTGACAGGGTTGAAATAATGTAACGCTTTATGAATGGACTAGGGTTGGTAGTGATAAATAACTAATAACTGTATCATGGTATGGATTCCCATGTGATCATCcccaaatgttttttaaatactatGGCACAGTTTCCTGAGAATATGCCACAGAAATTTACAACGTAGTTGACTTTGATAACTATGATTTTATAGACAGTATGACATTTTTTGCATGGACAAAAGCCAAAATCTGCATGGTGTTAGACAGTAGACATACCATTTCAACTTCATATCTTTAAGGTAATAGTACCTGACATATTCTGTTTCAGTGGAAGAATCACTATGAGAGCAGACACCTGGATAACTCATTACACAATGAGCGCAACACAGATGCTTTGAGAAAACGACTCATTCAGCCCAGCAGAACTTTGGTTTTGATGACCACATGTTCCACCTGGAGGAACCTACATGTGCTCAGAGCAGCTGTGATTCATTATCAGTAAGAATCATCTTGTAATCTGGGTCAGATCTACAGTTACCTCACAATGAATAAGAGTCAATAGGGATGTCTGAGTCACTGTCTTGGACAGGAATCAGGATTTTCCTTTGCTATTTATCATGAGTTTAACCTAAGTTGTGCATAACGTAGGTCCTGGTTGGTTTGTTACCTCTTTTAGAACAGGATTCCCACGCACCTTGAAAGTACTTGAATTTCAGACACATGAATTCAAGGCCTGGAAAGTacttgaaaacaaatattcgtccttgaaagtgcttgaattaaatttgaaatattttttgcGAAAATTATAACATTCCCCACTTATTCCTAATATATTTGTTTCggaatattattttacaatcaGAGTTTTCCATTGCGGTACTTCCCCTTGCTTTGTTATTAGGTGGGGTTTGGACATTTGAGCAGCTGTGACACTTGCCGTGTCTGAAATGAACATTCTTATAAGTGTGTGCGATATTGATTGTGGATGATAAAAAGGTCTCAGTGATCTGCTTTAGGAGAAATATCGTTGTATTTTGCTGTAGTGCTTTCTGCGCCTCCATCTCAACACACTGTGTAGTACAAAGCGACATACATTCACATCACGTTAACACAGCAGTAGAGTTATACTCACGGAACACTGCAGTTATACACAAtcacaaaagtttattatttgcatgcGTTTTAAAGCCTTGCTGGTTAAACATTTTATCTGTGTGCTGGTCTGACGTGCTTTTCTGAGTGGGTACACCCGAAGCACGAACACTCTAAAAGCCTGTCATACACTGCATTTACTGGACAAAGTTATCATTGGCATATAtcattgagaataaagtcattaaattacgagataatttaatgataatttcataatttaacaaatttgttctcataatttaataactttattctcaacattttatctcgacttttttcttgaaatttaacaagttttttcttgtaatttaacaagtttattctcaacattttatctcgacttttttctccaaatttaacaactttaatctcaagatttttaaaaaagatttttattattgcttggccctaatcctcttccgtacttaaaggtatagtcaaaccaaaaattaaaaatgacaactctaaagttgttccaaacctgtattaatttctgtcttgtgctgaacacaaaagaacatattttgaagaatgtgggtaaccaaacaaaTTTTTAATATGGGGAAATTAGTTTGACTATACTACTCAGTCACTGGCAAAATagtaaaattaacatgaaaaagATTTGtgatcgaatcatgaatcgttAGCCCAAATATGAACGTAATTCACCAAATCGAATGTTATAACATGGTCTTATGAATTTATTCTaaattttaatatcactgtctaAACGCTTTGCATGACTTAATGCATTTTTCTTTATAACTTTTCTATAAGTGGAATGCAtcgttatattatatttttagtatCTCGAACTTTCCTGAGCAGCGTTTTGCACTCACAAGGGGAGTATAGCACCCTCAGGCGAACGCAGGTGGGGTAAAATGCCCCCAGTCAGACAAAGCAATTTGCTTTACACATTTCCAGCAAAATCAGAGTACAGGACGTTTTAgcttaaaatgaaaaagaatataatcaattatgaataacaaaattataacatactatttgaaaaatattgttTGCTGATGCTAGCTAACTAGCTACCTGATGTTAACTTTTaactttggtcatttttaaatataaagtccaaatatttttattcaaccaCCTAGTCAGATTACATTTGATGGAAAAACAAAGAGTTTGATTCTCAGAACAGAGTATCTACAGTTATTATGATAGAGGGAAGCCATTCCCCCAGGGCATTTTACCACACGTGGCTGGGGGCCTTTTACCCCACAGACtaggtttgaaaaaaaaaaaataataattgtcatTCTGAAAATACAATTCTTTTAGATTATTTACAGTGAAATCCATtttctttcaggtaggctaCATCACCAAAAGCTTCATTGTGAATACTTCTACATCACTTGTCAATGTAGTCcatacaacaaaaatatatcttgTATTTATTTAGTGGTAATTTTGGGAAAAACAATAGAGGGGGCGTTTTCCCCCACTCTATGCTAaattcacaattgcgagttacaaagtcagcattgtgtgatataaagccacaattgtgtcttataaagtcagaattgtgatctatattatattgtatatattcttTATAAGCCACAATTACAATCCATATAATCCTTTTTTTCACTCAATtgcaaaatttatttttagaatgttttactcaagtaatgattcataaaaaaatagtttgataggtgcttgatataaaataaattggTGCTTTAAAAAGTCCTTGAATCTGTGTTCATGAAAGAGTGGGAACCCTGTTAGAAACACCACTCTCCTTTTCTTAAGAACATGTAAATATCTAGTTGTGTATGTAAATGTGCTTTAAACCCTGCAGTCTATCTGTACTGTATAAGCACTGGCTGCTGTGGAGGCAGGCGTGTTTAAAGCAATTCTCTAGAAGACAGCAGCAGTGGTGGGCATGTTCGTGGTGGGGCAGACAACTCCAGAGCAAAGTCTGGACCCTGTGGATAATAACCTATCAGAGAAAACAGCTGGCCACTGATCAGTACAGGTACAGACAGAACATTCTGTGTCATGCACATGCTTGTGAAGTCTATTTTTTTCAGTCTCCAAAATGTTGATTGCATTCTCAGAATTTGCTATCTTATATAAATATCTGTTAGAATGAGATCTCTGTCTTTCTTTAGCACGCATTTATTAGCATCAGCATGGATGAAATGGAAGATCAGTAACCGTCAGAAGAAGCTGGAGAAGTTGATGCAGTCCACTCAGATAAACAAGCTTCTTCACTTCTTCCATCATTGGCagaaaaggacagaatcctgtcaaagagagagagaaaaacagttCGTTTTGAGCCGGTAAGAGTCCATCTGCCTCTCACAttatcaccctcatgtcattcactGCATGACTGATTTTCTGCCATGGAAAACAAAAAGGCACcaacactgtcagaaaaaacaaatgtgctttTAGGGGTACAGCAGCTTTGGGACACTGGGACAGTACCCTAAAAGAGACGACCTTAAAgcttcaagtcaagtcaaatttatttgaatagtgcttttcacaaaaCACAGTTTCACAGTTTATAATGCCTTAGTGCTTTGTCATCAAGTTCTAGTGCTGGACATTATAACGATATATAATGATACAAATGATTTAGATCTTAGATCTACCTAGATTGTATTTATAGTGTTGTGACAACATATTTTAGTGCCACAGTCACTCGTACTAGCATTGTATGGCaattaagagatttaaatattagTTGGTATTGTTCTattaagatatttaaatattggttgttttgttttttcaaagtGAGAGTAAGCTATTcccaaaaatatttataaaaatatgaacTGTTGTTGCAGATGTAagtttaaatacataaataaataaataaataaatattatattattatattcgGGCATATGTTAAGTATGATGTCCTGATGTCTTATGTCCAGTCCAAATAATACTACTAAATAATCATGATcctaacctttatctccatattGAAATCtcagatggccagacagtgattcatcttttatgaatcattaaaatatttgtcACTAAGCCTCAAGACTGCAGTGTACACtgtgagtttttttaaaaagcttagCTTAAATGTGTTAGggcggaacacaccaagctgactgTCAGCTGTCAGGCAGTTTTTGTTCTTTGGCCGACGCGACCTCCGGGCATAtgctttggacccagacgctgccgacatGAGCCAatcccgcagtctgctttcgtcgccactagttcatcGCCGTCATCTTagtgtgttctggcctttatATGAAGAAATAGTGCTTATAAATGGCTGTTGAGATAGTATTCTCAATTGAAATGAGTAGAGGTTTGGTCCCCGAAATATTCCTTACATCATGACTTAACAAGCATATTTGGGCTTTtagataatgttttttttttttttttctaagctaGAGTGCATACTAC encodes:
- the LOC137026480 gene encoding uncharacterized protein; this encodes MQENLSQMHPLVIHIEDVKNHTQTMQRVYLKEAYKYPPGLAGSRNELVSTDGQYFASHQHSSFVKCKAVAATEAQISAQLDVAPEAYDDFDEKKIEERCEDLYRVRLRLRCLRLWSKRLRLLSQACCHDKRRVLSKALYVLRWVAKMHCSQNDAVEKRRCNVLLYQSFYQWKNHYESRHLDNSLHNERNTDALRKRLIQPSRTLVLMTTCSTWRNLHVLRAAVIHYQ